From a region of the Phragmitibacter flavus genome:
- a CDS encoding DUF2721 domain-containing protein, which produces MEIDLTTPSLLFPAISLLLLAYTNRFLGLATVVRSLHSSFKTSADPVYIGQIHNLRKRIKLIRNMQILGVLSIFFCTGSMFCLFMGWLIAGQLIFAGSLVLMLLSLAVSLWEIAISVGALNLQLQDIEAHQKQS; this is translated from the coding sequence ATGGAGATCGACCTCACCACGCCATCCCTCTTGTTTCCGGCCATCTCGTTGCTCCTGCTTGCCTACACCAATCGATTCCTCGGCCTAGCCACCGTCGTCCGCAGCCTCCACAGCAGCTTCAAAACCTCCGCCGACCCCGTCTACATCGGCCAGATCCACAACCTCCGCAAACGCATCAAGCTCATCCGCAACATGCAAATCCTCGGCGTGCTCAGCATCTTCTTCTGCACCGGATCCATGTTCTGCCTATTCATGGGTTGGTTGATCGCCGGCCAGCTCATCTTCGCCGGAAGCCTCGTTCTCATGCTTCTCTCCCTCGCCGTCTCCCTCTGGGAAATCGCCATCTCTGTCGGTGCCCTCAACCTCCAACTCCAGGACATCGAAGCCCATCAGAAGCAATCTTGA
- a CDS encoding VC0807 family protein, with protein MSETATKSPPNPLLEILLTIALPSVALDQLSKPSSVGPFWALVISLLFPIGFGLWCFYKKMGWNLFSILGFLTILLSGGLGLFKLDAFWFAIKESAIPIMIAIAFPLSHRWKKPMINALLMQPQLINLRALNESLAIGTRKAQFDHALFRASCGMGLGLIGSSVANFFLAMHLLGGKEPGSEAFVRSIGTLTWMGFIVIGVPLLAVMMIVFFILLRSVEKITGLERNDLLNPGQTVRRQVVKRP; from the coding sequence ATGTCTGAAACCGCCACCAAATCCCCTCCCAACCCCCTTCTCGAAATCCTTCTTACCATCGCGCTGCCCTCCGTGGCGCTCGATCAACTGAGCAAACCCTCCAGCGTCGGACCGTTCTGGGCGCTGGTCATCTCCCTGCTCTTTCCCATCGGCTTCGGCCTTTGGTGCTTCTACAAAAAAATGGGCTGGAACCTTTTTTCCATTCTCGGCTTCCTCACCATTTTGCTCAGCGGTGGACTCGGACTCTTCAAACTCGACGCCTTCTGGTTCGCCATCAAGGAAAGCGCCATCCCCATCATGATCGCCATCGCCTTCCCCCTCAGCCACCGCTGGAAAAAGCCGATGATCAACGCCCTGCTGATGCAACCCCAGTTGATCAACCTCCGCGCCTTGAACGAATCCCTCGCCATCGGCACCCGCAAGGCCCAGTTCGACCATGCCCTGTTCCGCGCCTCCTGCGGCATGGGACTCGGCCTCATCGGCTCCTCCGTCGCCAACTTTTTCCTTGCCATGCATCTGCTCGGCGGCAAAGAACCCGGCAGCGAAGCATTTGTCCGCAGCATCGGCACGCTCACTTGGATGGGTTTTATTGTCATCGGCGTCCCCCTCCTCGCCGTCATGATGATCGTTTTTTTCATCCTCCTCCGATCCGTCGAAAAAATCACCGGCCTGGAACGCAACGACCTCCTCAACCCCGGCCAGACCGTGCGCCGTCAGGTCGTCAAACGCCCCTGA
- a CDS encoding 3-keto-disaccharide hydrolase, producing MIIRRAFLATLLLSSLSLNLVQAETDKDGFTPLFDGKTLNGWKNPYEWGKSEVVDGEIHLTADKKFFLITEKAYGDFVFEGDVHLPEGKANSGFIFRGLVEPNKVYGYQAEVDGDDNRKWSGGLYDEGRRMWFISPINLKLKKDATPEELAKQEAINKESIAAFRARAGDAFKRNDWNTYRITCKGNKITIEVNGVVTTDIEDSLDASGPIGIQHHGEKGATYRFRNLRIKELK from the coding sequence ATGATCATCCGCCGCGCCTTTCTCGCCACCCTCCTGCTTTCCTCCCTGTCACTCAACCTCGTCCAGGCCGAGACTGACAAAGACGGCTTCACCCCCCTCTTCGACGGCAAAACTCTCAACGGCTGGAAAAATCCCTACGAATGGGGCAAATCCGAAGTCGTGGACGGCGAAATTCATCTCACCGCCGATAAAAAATTCTTCCTCATCACGGAAAAAGCCTATGGCGACTTCGTCTTTGAAGGCGACGTGCATCTTCCCGAAGGCAAGGCCAACAGCGGCTTTATCTTCCGCGGCCTCGTCGAACCCAACAAAGTTTATGGCTACCAGGCCGAAGTCGACGGCGACGACAACCGCAAATGGTCCGGTGGACTTTATGACGAAGGTCGTCGCATGTGGTTCATCAGCCCCATCAACCTCAAGCTGAAGAAAGACGCCACCCCAGAAGAACTCGCCAAACAGGAAGCCATCAACAAAGAAAGCATCGCCGCCTTCCGCGCCCGTGCCGGTGACGCCTTCAAGCGCAACGACTGGAACACCTACCGCATCACCTGCAAGGGCAACAAGATCACCATCGAAGTTAACGGGGTCGTCACCACCGACATTGAGGACAGCCTGGACGCCAGCGGCCCTATCGGCATCCAGCATCACGGCGAAAAAGGTGCCACCTACCGCTTCCGCAACCTCCGCATCAAAGAGCTGAAGTAA
- a CDS encoding helix-turn-helix domain-containing protein, which translates to MHRLRDPDEFGIAVSGASLVADFFSRQAEPTYVEQFQGLGCALDFQEAHVRARISASLPPGWAAIGLMRSPASSSWYGMEGGEGMLACTPPGEVIDGRITPGFQCLAVSVSPVLWDRCRLLAGVEREHFGAGTATRIPPPIFEKIERQLCRLRGLLRQDASAVHAVEEAVAFITQVMTMTWELHSSVRVPRESLRNRVRLARRAEAWMRDHLSEPIGVPDICLALRVSRRELEYAFCHTFDQSPRSFLQALRLNAIRRALRRSDGPTGNVSHVVLDHGITHLGRFAAQYRALFGENPSET; encoded by the coding sequence GTGCATCGCCTTCGCGATCCCGATGAATTCGGCATTGCGGTCTCCGGTGCCAGTTTGGTGGCGGATTTTTTTAGTCGTCAGGCCGAGCCGACTTATGTTGAGCAGTTTCAAGGGCTTGGTTGTGCGCTGGACTTTCAAGAAGCTCACGTCAGGGCTCGTATCAGTGCCTCGCTGCCTCCAGGTTGGGCAGCGATTGGGCTGATGCGCAGCCCGGCCAGTTCTTCGTGGTATGGGATGGAGGGCGGGGAAGGCATGCTGGCCTGCACTCCGCCCGGAGAGGTCATTGATGGGAGAATTACTCCCGGTTTTCAGTGTCTCGCCGTCAGTGTTTCGCCAGTGTTGTGGGATCGCTGTCGATTGCTAGCAGGGGTGGAGCGTGAGCATTTTGGCGCTGGCACTGCGACGAGAATTCCGCCGCCAATTTTTGAAAAAATTGAGCGACAGCTTTGCCGGTTGCGCGGACTTCTGCGGCAAGATGCCAGTGCGGTGCATGCAGTGGAGGAGGCGGTGGCGTTCATCACTCAGGTCATGACGATGACTTGGGAACTTCATTCTTCCGTAAGGGTTCCCCGTGAATCGTTGCGCAACCGCGTCCGCCTCGCCCGTCGTGCGGAGGCTTGGATGCGAGATCATTTGAGCGAACCCATAGGTGTGCCCGACATCTGCCTTGCCCTGCGCGTGAGCCGACGTGAGTTGGAATATGCCTTCTGCCACACCTTCGATCAAAGTCCCCGAAGCTTTCTCCAGGCACTGCGCCTCAACGCCATCCGACGTGCGCTGCGTCGTTCGGATGGGCCAACCGGCAACGTGTCACATGTGGTTCTCGACCATGGCATCACTCATTTGGGGCGCTTTGCAGCGCAATACCGGGCGCTTTTTGGCGAGAATCCGTCCGAGACCTGA
- a CDS encoding arylsulfatase B translates to MNSRPSLHLTVLLLFCSLANAIAGGEPPSSKPHIIHIVADDLGWKDVGFNGCADIKTPHLDKLAAEGAKLTQFYVQPMCTPTRAALMTGRYPFRYGLQTSVIPSVSAYGLDTAEWLMPQCLKEVGYKTAIIGKWHLGHADKKWWPKQRGFDYQYGAMIGELDYFTHEEHGVLDWFRNNEPVKEQGYTTQLIGKDAAKLIETHDTSTPLYLYLAFNAPHTPYQAPQEYVDRYAHIEDPTRRTYAGMITCLDDEIGRVVAALEKAKMRENTIILFHSDNGGTHNPLFAGVMADVSKIKIPCDNSSYRDGKGSLYEGGTRVCAFVNWPGKIKAQPVNGLIHAVDIYPTLAGLAGASTAKCKPLDGLNVWNTLAENQPSPRSEIIYNIEPFRGALRQGDWKLIWRTMLPSSVDLYNLAQDPSEQTNLAAQHPDKVIALQQRLDTLAKESAKPLFLADQFKVIMKNMAGEPVLPIDEGFGEADHAP, encoded by the coding sequence ATGAATTCACGGCCCAGTCTTCACCTCACCGTCTTGCTCCTATTTTGCTCACTGGCAAACGCCATTGCAGGAGGCGAACCACCATCCAGCAAGCCCCACATCATCCACATCGTCGCGGATGATTTGGGCTGGAAGGATGTCGGATTCAACGGCTGTGCTGACATCAAAACTCCTCACTTGGACAAGCTTGCCGCCGAAGGCGCGAAGCTCACCCAGTTCTACGTGCAGCCCATGTGCACCCCAACCCGCGCGGCCTTGATGACCGGTCGCTACCCGTTCCGCTACGGCTTGCAAACGTCCGTCATCCCCTCCGTCTCCGCCTACGGCCTGGACACCGCAGAATGGCTCATGCCCCAGTGCCTCAAGGAAGTCGGTTACAAAACCGCGATCATCGGCAAATGGCACCTCGGCCATGCCGACAAAAAGTGGTGGCCGAAACAACGCGGCTTTGACTACCAATACGGAGCCATGATCGGCGAACTGGATTACTTCACCCATGAAGAGCATGGCGTTCTCGACTGGTTCCGCAACAACGAACCCGTCAAAGAACAAGGCTACACCACCCAGCTCATCGGCAAAGATGCCGCCAAACTCATCGAAACCCACGACACCTCCACCCCGCTCTATCTTTACCTCGCCTTCAACGCACCTCACACCCCTTACCAGGCACCTCAGGAATACGTTGACCGCTACGCTCATATCGAAGACCCCACGCGCCGCACCTATGCCGGCATGATCACCTGCCTTGATGACGAGATCGGACGTGTCGTGGCCGCACTCGAAAAGGCCAAGATGCGCGAGAACACCATCATTCTTTTTCACAGCGACAACGGTGGCACCCACAACCCCCTGTTCGCCGGCGTCATGGCCGACGTGTCAAAAATCAAAATCCCCTGCGACAACAGCTCCTACCGCGATGGCAAAGGTTCCCTTTATGAAGGCGGAACTCGCGTTTGCGCCTTCGTCAACTGGCCCGGTAAAATCAAAGCCCAGCCGGTAAACGGCCTCATTCATGCCGTGGACATCTATCCGACCCTTGCCGGACTTGCCGGTGCCTCCACCGCCAAATGCAAACCGCTCGACGGCCTAAACGTCTGGAACACCCTCGCAGAAAACCAACCCTCACCGCGGTCCGAGATCATCTATAACATCGAACCCTTCCGCGGTGCTTTGCGACAGGGGGACTGGAAACTCATCTGGCGCACCATGCTGCCTTCAAGCGTGGACTTGTATAACCTCGCCCAAGACCCGTCCGAGCAAACCAACCTCGCCGCCCAACACCCTGACAAAGTCATCGCCTTGCAACAGCGACTGGACACCCTCGCGAAGGAATCTGCCAAGCCCCTGTTCCTCGCCGACCAGTTTAAAGTCATCATGAAGAACATGGCTGGCGAGCCAGTCTTGCCCATTGATGAAGGCTTCGGCGAAGCCGACCACGCCCCCTGA
- a CDS encoding PVC-type heme-binding CxxCH protein, translating into MLMRTLMLCLMGWMFGGVDLGVADEIRSVRTYREAYGATKGELKVDPGKELGRYPAVEPKEAVGTFKVKDGFRMELVAHEPGVRSPIAMSFDERGRMFVCEMIDYSEQRDEKPHLGRVSMLEDRDGDGFYESSRVFADDLPWPTGVIAAMGGIYVVATPNIWFLKDTDGDGRADVREKVFAGIGVGLKILNVQALANCPQWGPDNRIHVQSGNGNRGKLKCLKRPDLPELEIAGHDFWFDPLTYEFGLEPGGGQYGMSYDDFGRRFVCNNSDHLRFYVYDGRYAARNPFYKMPGSLASIAADGGAAEVFRISPDEPWRILRTRWRVSGVVPGAMEGGGRVSGYFTGATGTTVYRGDAYGSEFVNNTFTGDAGGALIHRKVITEDGVSLVGRRPVDETGVEFAASTDTWVRMVNFANAPDGCLYACDMYREVIEHPWSIPDEIKKHLDLTSGRDRGRLWRVAPVRGEWTRRANVDVGRLGMSELVEMLEHENGWHRDTASRLIYERQDRTAVPLLERMVRVSQSEVARLHALSALDGLRALSAEVLLKAMKDGSEHVRERALRLAEESEGEDLIGVVERVVVALRDEKPRVRMQAAFTLAEVGGEMVHAREMAKLLVADFEDDWVRSAVLSARPAQVAKILVEFEDGEVDGGALVMADLIRIVAAWADEARQVELVELVASRWADAEVIGALSEGLKHAGTSLFERDQGGSLAGVFGRAAEVVMDESVGEKERVGAVGLLGADGFERSGEVLGRCLTKGRPVALQVAAMRALGRYVDAEVAEMILREWQGYDVVGRAAAVGVLLERPEWVRVLLETMKDGESGLKAGMLSASQVQGLIGQRDETLAALAREVLAEVIPPSRVSVLAKFQGALDLKGDGVKGREVFVQRCFACHRADGLGVLVGPDLVTVKGRGRAGLMEAILDPAREVAPQYVGYVVETKEGQTLTGVIKEDGASGMTLLLMGGAEVVIPRSEVRRVSAAGSSFMPEGLEAGMSEQEMADLLTFIEGLR; encoded by the coding sequence ATGCTGATGAGAACATTGATGTTATGCCTTATGGGTTGGATGTTTGGAGGTGTCGATTTGGGGGTTGCAGATGAGATCAGGAGTGTGAGGACTTATCGGGAGGCTTATGGGGCGACCAAGGGGGAGTTAAAGGTGGATCCGGGAAAAGAGCTGGGGCGATATCCTGCGGTGGAGCCAAAAGAGGCGGTGGGGACTTTTAAGGTGAAGGACGGGTTTCGGATGGAGTTGGTGGCGCATGAACCAGGCGTGAGGTCGCCGATTGCGATGAGTTTTGACGAGCGTGGGCGGATGTTTGTTTGTGAGATGATTGATTATTCGGAGCAGCGGGATGAGAAGCCGCATCTGGGCCGGGTGTCGATGTTGGAGGATCGGGATGGGGATGGATTTTATGAATCGAGCCGCGTGTTTGCAGATGATTTGCCATGGCCGACGGGGGTGATTGCGGCGATGGGGGGTATCTATGTGGTGGCGACGCCGAACATTTGGTTTTTGAAGGACACGGATGGGGATGGGCGTGCGGATGTGCGGGAGAAGGTGTTTGCCGGGATTGGGGTGGGGTTAAAAATTCTGAATGTGCAGGCGTTGGCGAATTGTCCGCAATGGGGGCCGGATAACCGGATTCATGTGCAGTCGGGCAACGGCAATCGGGGTAAATTAAAATGTTTGAAGCGTCCGGATCTGCCGGAATTGGAAATAGCGGGTCATGATTTCTGGTTTGATCCACTGACTTATGAATTTGGGTTGGAGCCCGGGGGTGGTCAGTATGGGATGAGTTATGATGATTTTGGTCGGCGGTTTGTGTGCAATAACTCGGATCACTTACGGTTTTATGTTTATGACGGTCGGTATGCGGCGCGGAATCCGTTTTACAAAATGCCCGGGAGTTTGGCGAGCATCGCGGCGGATGGTGGAGCGGCGGAGGTGTTTCGGATCAGTCCGGATGAGCCGTGGCGGATTTTGCGGACCCGCTGGCGGGTGAGCGGGGTGGTGCCGGGAGCGATGGAGGGCGGGGGAAGGGTAAGTGGTTATTTTACCGGGGCGACGGGGACGACGGTTTATCGTGGGGATGCTTATGGGTCGGAGTTTGTGAACAATACTTTTACCGGAGATGCGGGAGGTGCGTTGATTCATCGCAAGGTGATCACTGAGGACGGGGTGAGTTTGGTGGGGCGTCGACCGGTGGATGAGACGGGGGTTGAGTTTGCGGCAAGCACGGACACGTGGGTGAGGATGGTGAATTTTGCGAATGCTCCGGATGGGTGTTTGTATGCGTGTGACATGTATCGGGAGGTGATTGAGCATCCGTGGAGCATCCCGGACGAGATCAAGAAGCACCTGGATTTGACGAGTGGTCGGGATCGGGGGCGTTTATGGAGGGTGGCACCGGTGCGTGGAGAATGGACGAGGCGTGCGAATGTGGATGTTGGGAGATTGGGGATGAGTGAACTGGTGGAGATGCTGGAGCACGAGAATGGGTGGCATCGGGACACGGCGTCGAGGTTGATTTATGAGCGTCAGGATCGGACGGCGGTGCCGCTGCTGGAGCGGATGGTGCGGGTGTCGCAAAGTGAGGTGGCGAGGTTGCACGCGTTGTCGGCTCTTGATGGTTTGAGGGCGTTGTCGGCAGAGGTGTTGTTGAAAGCGATGAAGGATGGGAGTGAGCATGTGCGGGAGAGGGCGTTGCGATTGGCGGAGGAATCGGAGGGTGAGGATTTGATTGGAGTGGTGGAACGGGTGGTGGTGGCGTTGCGGGATGAGAAACCTCGGGTGCGGATGCAGGCGGCGTTTACTTTGGCGGAGGTGGGTGGGGAGATGGTGCATGCGCGGGAGATGGCGAAGCTGCTGGTGGCAGATTTTGAGGATGATTGGGTGCGTTCGGCAGTGTTGTCGGCACGGCCTGCTCAGGTGGCGAAAATTTTGGTGGAGTTCGAGGATGGGGAAGTTGACGGGGGTGCGTTGGTGATGGCGGATTTGATAAGGATTGTGGCTGCGTGGGCGGATGAAGCGAGGCAGGTGGAACTGGTGGAATTGGTGGCGTCGCGTTGGGCGGATGCGGAGGTGATTGGGGCGTTGTCGGAAGGATTGAAGCACGCGGGGACGAGTCTTTTTGAGCGTGATCAAGGCGGGAGTTTGGCGGGTGTTTTTGGGCGGGCTGCGGAAGTGGTGATGGATGAGTCGGTCGGAGAGAAGGAACGAGTGGGAGCGGTAGGGTTATTGGGAGCGGATGGGTTTGAGCGTAGTGGGGAAGTGTTGGGACGGTGTTTGACGAAGGGGCGGCCAGTGGCATTGCAGGTGGCGGCGATGAGGGCTTTGGGAAGGTATGTGGATGCAGAAGTGGCGGAGATGATTTTGAGGGAGTGGCAGGGGTATGATGTCGTGGGGCGTGCGGCGGCGGTGGGAGTGTTGCTGGAGAGGCCGGAGTGGGTGCGGGTGTTGTTGGAAACGATGAAGGATGGAGAATCGGGGTTGAAGGCGGGGATGTTGTCGGCTTCGCAGGTGCAGGGTTTGATCGGGCAGCGGGATGAGACTCTGGCGGCTTTGGCGCGGGAGGTGTTGGCGGAGGTGATCCCACCGTCGCGGGTGAGTGTGTTGGCGAAATTTCAGGGGGCGCTGGATTTGAAGGGCGATGGAGTGAAAGGGCGCGAGGTGTTTGTGCAGCGGTGTTTTGCGTGTCACCGGGCGGATGGACTGGGCGTGTTGGTGGGACCGGATTTGGTGACGGTAAAGGGTCGCGGTCGGGCGGGATTGATGGAGGCAATTTTGGATCCGGCGCGTGAGGTTGCACCGCAGTATGTGGGTTATGTGGTGGAGACGAAGGAGGGGCAGACGTTGACGGGCGTGATCAAGGAAGATGGGGCGAGCGGGATGACGTTGTTGCTGATGGGTGGGGCGGAGGTGGTGATTCCGCGTAGCGAGGTGAGGCGGGTGAGTGCGGCGGGATCGAGCTTTATGCCGGAGGGTTTGGAGGCGGGGATGAGTGAACAGGAGATGGCGGATTTGCTGACGTTTATCGAAGGCTTGCGTTGA
- a CDS encoding zinc-dependent metalloprotease — MIRAALFLPVFVLMSVSGLVLGEDDKAPVADESAGQKKVEEKKVEDEEKDDKKKKKTVAEVIKDCEEFPGLMRVWRDREKGTVYLYVTKEQLGREFIYFSHEEDGVVAAGSFRGRFGDQSIIKISRHFGKVEFTRQNTAFYFDPSHPLARAAEANTSHALLAVEPIVAEDDKGVLIEGGNLFLKETLLQVKPSVKEGKDSLLGKLSDSKTKITSIKNYPQNTAIKVEYVYDTPLPPASKDGDDERVDGEFADRRAISVTVQHSLIEMPKNDYEPRFDDARIGYFATKITDQTSTEATPWRDVIHRWDLRKKDPAAALSEPREPIVWWMENTTPMEFRDTIRSAALQWNKSFEKIGLKDVIVIKQQPDDADWDAGDIRYNVLRWTSSPNPPFGGYGPSFVNPRTGQILGADIMLEFVFVKNRLFARKLWSEAGLPKSSGDHGHDASGVCCEAGLHVHQGVMFGQQMLRLRAADEVEMDKMMKEALTMLVLHEIGHTLGLNHNFKASHLHGLKEVNDRALTERTGLTGSVMDYMPMNLGPDKERQGQYYITNPGPYDDWAIDFGYSQALPNREDEVKRLAALAGRSHEPQLMFGNDADDMRDPGKAIDPRAMIGDMSSDPIGYAVQRIGLVREANGKLMERFSSDEPSWQELTNAYLSLTTDQGYALTTISRYVGGMYVERAIPGQVKEKGSLPLRPVEGKTQVAAMQALAKFAFAPDAWPMSGELLSHLQQQRRGFEFFKESENPKPHERVLKIQQRLLEHLMHSNTQNRMVESGLLGNEYPVELMMADLTKAVMSGEAEGAAISTIRQNLQLDYVDRLIGILKGTKHMQAVRSVALAQLRGIREQAGKVAGPNEAHFAHVLFKIDQALEVKR; from the coding sequence ATGATTCGCGCCGCCCTCTTCCTGCCGGTATTTGTGTTAATGTCGGTGTCAGGTCTTGTTTTGGGCGAGGATGACAAAGCGCCCGTGGCTGATGAGTCCGCTGGTCAGAAGAAGGTGGAGGAGAAGAAAGTTGAGGATGAGGAAAAAGACGACAAAAAAAAGAAAAAGACGGTCGCTGAGGTGATCAAGGATTGTGAGGAGTTTCCTGGGTTGATGAGGGTGTGGCGTGACCGGGAAAAAGGAACGGTTTATCTTTATGTGACGAAGGAACAATTGGGCAGGGAGTTCATTTATTTCAGTCACGAAGAAGATGGCGTGGTGGCTGCCGGAAGTTTTCGCGGGCGGTTTGGGGATCAGAGTATCATCAAGATTTCGCGTCATTTCGGGAAGGTGGAGTTCACCCGACAGAACACGGCGTTTTACTTTGATCCGTCGCATCCGCTGGCGCGCGCGGCGGAGGCAAACACCAGTCATGCACTGCTGGCGGTCGAGCCGATTGTGGCGGAAGATGACAAGGGGGTGTTGATTGAAGGAGGCAATCTGTTTCTCAAGGAAACGCTGCTTCAGGTGAAGCCGTCGGTGAAGGAGGGGAAGGATTCGTTGTTGGGCAAGTTATCCGATTCGAAGACGAAGATCACGTCGATCAAGAACTACCCGCAGAACACGGCGATCAAGGTCGAGTATGTTTATGATACCCCGTTGCCACCCGCTTCGAAGGATGGTGATGATGAGCGGGTCGATGGGGAGTTTGCCGACCGGCGGGCAATCAGTGTGACGGTGCAGCATTCATTGATTGAGATGCCGAAGAATGATTATGAACCGCGTTTTGATGATGCGCGAATTGGCTATTTCGCGACCAAGATCACCGATCAGACTTCGACCGAAGCGACACCGTGGAGGGATGTGATTCATCGTTGGGATTTGCGAAAAAAAGATCCGGCGGCGGCATTGAGCGAACCTCGTGAACCGATTGTGTGGTGGATGGAGAACACCACGCCAATGGAGTTTCGAGATACCATTCGCTCGGCGGCTTTGCAGTGGAACAAGTCGTTCGAGAAGATTGGATTGAAGGACGTGATTGTGATCAAACAACAGCCGGATGATGCGGATTGGGATGCGGGGGACATTCGCTACAATGTGCTGCGCTGGACCTCGTCGCCGAATCCGCCGTTTGGGGGATATGGTCCGAGCTTTGTGAATCCGCGCACCGGGCAGATTCTTGGGGCGGACATCATGCTGGAGTTTGTGTTTGTGAAGAATCGTTTGTTTGCGAGGAAGTTATGGAGCGAGGCGGGGCTGCCTAAGTCATCGGGGGACCATGGACATGATGCATCGGGCGTGTGTTGTGAGGCGGGTTTGCATGTGCATCAGGGGGTGATGTTTGGTCAGCAAATGCTTCGCCTGCGTGCAGCGGATGAGGTGGAGATGGACAAGATGATGAAGGAGGCTTTGACGATGCTGGTGCTCCATGAGATCGGGCATACGCTGGGGTTGAATCACAATTTTAAAGCGAGCCATTTGCATGGATTGAAGGAGGTGAATGACCGGGCCTTAACGGAGCGCACGGGATTGACGGGATCGGTAATGGATTACATGCCAATGAACCTGGGGCCGGACAAGGAGCGGCAGGGGCAGTATTACATTACCAATCCGGGTCCCTATGATGACTGGGCGATTGATTTTGGTTACAGTCAGGCATTGCCGAATCGGGAGGACGAAGTGAAGCGACTGGCGGCGTTGGCGGGTCGGAGTCATGAGCCGCAATTGATGTTTGGCAATGATGCGGATGACATGCGTGATCCGGGCAAGGCGATTGATCCTCGGGCGATGATTGGAGACATGAGCAGTGATCCGATTGGTTATGCGGTGCAGCGCATTGGATTGGTGAGGGAGGCGAATGGGAAATTGATGGAACGTTTTTCGAGTGATGAGCCAAGCTGGCAGGAGTTGACCAATGCGTATCTGTCGCTGACGACGGATCAGGGGTATGCGTTGACGACGATCTCACGTTATGTCGGCGGCATGTATGTGGAGCGGGCGATTCCCGGTCAGGTGAAGGAGAAGGGTTCTTTGCCATTGCGACCGGTGGAGGGGAAAACTCAGGTGGCGGCGATGCAGGCGTTGGCGAAGTTTGCGTTTGCGCCGGATGCGTGGCCGATGTCGGGGGAATTGTTGAGTCATCTCCAGCAGCAGCGTCGCGGGTTTGAATTTTTTAAGGAGAGCGAAAATCCGAAACCGCATGAGCGGGTGTTGAAAATTCAGCAGCGTTTGCTGGAGCATTTGATGCATTCGAACACGCAGAACCGGATGGTGGAAAGTGGGCTGTTGGGGAATGAATATCCGGTGGAGTTGATGATGGCGGACTTGACCAAGGCGGTGATGAGTGGCGAGGCCGAAGGGGCGGCGATCAGCACGATCCGGCAGAATTTGCAATTGGATTATGTGGACCGGTTGATTGGGATTTTGAAAGGGACAAAACACATGCAGGCGGTGCGGTCAGTGGCGTTGGCGCAGTTGCGGGGGATTCGCGAGCAGGCGGGAAAAGTTGCGGGGCCGAATGAGGCGCATTTTGCGCATGTGTTGTTCAAGATTGATCAGGCGCTGGAAGTGAAGAGATGA
- a CDS encoding DUF4190 domain-containing protein codes for MEYHVGRNNQQLGQFTEEAIREGLFNGQFLKTDLVWTEGMEGWKPVAEVLAIESESPASALPPPPPPLETFSESPSSSTALPPAVPPSYSSGAAPTSNFPTLAVGKPTSGLAIASLILGITSLPTTFCYLGLFIGIAGIICGHIASGAIKRSNGTIDGKGIALAGLILSYIGTLISLLFIAIVAFAIIVADSDNSSTKVAIPEGWPTHADTTPSEGTDVNP; via the coding sequence ATGGAATACCACGTCGGACGCAACAACCAGCAACTTGGCCAATTCACCGAAGAAGCCATTCGCGAAGGACTCTTCAACGGCCAATTCCTCAAGACCGACCTCGTTTGGACCGAAGGAATGGAGGGCTGGAAACCCGTCGCTGAAGTGCTGGCCATCGAGAGCGAAAGTCCCGCATCCGCCCTTCCTCCTCCTCCGCCGCCGTTGGAAACGTTCTCCGAATCCCCTTCCTCCTCCACCGCTCTTCCGCCTGCGGTTCCGCCATCCTACTCCTCCGGTGCCGCACCCACCTCCAACTTCCCTACCCTCGCAGTCGGCAAACCTACTTCCGGACTGGCCATCGCCAGCCTCATCCTCGGCATCACCAGCCTGCCCACCACCTTCTGCTATCTCGGACTCTTCATTGGCATCGCCGGCATCATCTGCGGCCACATCGCCTCCGGTGCCATCAAACGCTCCAATGGCACCATCGACGGAAAAGGCATCGCCCTCGCAGGACTGATCCTCAGCTACATCGGCACTCTTATCAGTCTGCTGTTCATCGCCATCGTCGCTTTCGCCATCATCGTGGCAGACTCCGACAATTCCTCCACCAAAGTGGCCATCCCCGAAGGCTGGCCAACTCACGCCGACACCACCCCTTCCGAAGGCACGGACGTCAATCCCTAG